In one window of Candidatus Scalindua sp. DNA:
- the fdhF gene encoding formate dehydrogenase subunit alpha yields MKKITFQMNQKEYEAGEGETILQVAKKNKIHIPTLCHWDLLKPFGQCRICVVEVDGNLGPVTACNTPVWDGMKVTTESDNIAELRKNNLRLILANHPNDCMTCEKTGMCELQNYSYQFEVHAEWSQQTIRKFTELPNNGVIEWDRDKCIMCARCSRTCAELQYSFALGFKAKGFTALGTPNTTNISREGDCELCGQCIEACPVGSLQELSTKGKGRSWQFEKVRTTCTYCGTGCNYYLNIRDQKVVSISQCFDAPVNDKGSLCVKGRFGYEHIHHKDRITTPLIRKNGKLEEASWDEAITLIADKFTEIKKKHGPNSLGFLSSSRCTNEENYIFQKLGRMMGTNNIDNCARVCHSASVSGLAACYGSGAATNSFEHIRDAELLFVIGANPYEAHPIIGLKIKDALDNGTKLIVGDPRKTQLAERADIWLNLIPGTNIALLNGLVHVIVNEGLEDREFIRKRTEGFEELEKGVMKYTPEYVSGITGVPKDRIIDAARMYAKTDKAMIIYSLGMTEHSTGTATVMSLANLATVTGHLGRPNVGINPTRGQNNVQGSCDMGALPNVHVGYQKLDDKKVKAKLEKAWGVELDEKTGLTCTEMDIAMNKGTLKAYYIFGEDPAMTNANVNFVKSGLKKLDFLVVQDIVPTETTEFADVILPGSSHVEKDGTFTNGERRIQLIRKAIEPLGGKADWEIICMVANALGIKNMNYSSPSEIWDELAELAPMFAGVNHEKLDPDGIQWPCPDIDHPGTTIMYEEKFNRPSGKAMFNFREHMPSAEVPDDQYPLILTTGRRRQHYNNGSMTRRSSKIYDKWPDETLELNPYDARRFDIKDNEKVLVSSRRGKMEIKVHITDRAQPGVTFLAFHHRDALTNLLTNDAFDPICKIPELKSCAIKVEKLNGQ; encoded by the coding sequence ATGAAAAAGATTACATTTCAAATGAACCAGAAAGAATATGAAGCAGGTGAAGGTGAAACTATCCTTCAGGTTGCCAAAAAAAATAAGATACATATTCCTACTCTATGCCATTGGGACCTCCTGAAACCATTTGGACAGTGCAGGATATGTGTTGTCGAGGTAGATGGGAATCTTGGTCCGGTAACTGCCTGTAACACTCCTGTCTGGGATGGGATGAAAGTTACGACAGAAAGTGATAATATTGCGGAACTACGGAAAAACAACCTGAGACTGATACTGGCCAACCATCCTAATGACTGTATGACCTGTGAAAAGACAGGTATGTGTGAACTCCAGAATTATTCCTACCAGTTCGAGGTACACGCGGAATGGAGCCAGCAGACGATACGAAAATTCACAGAACTGCCCAATAATGGGGTGATTGAGTGGGATCGCGATAAATGCATCATGTGTGCCAGGTGTTCTCGAACCTGCGCTGAACTTCAGTATTCCTTCGCTCTCGGGTTTAAGGCTAAGGGATTCACGGCCTTAGGCACTCCGAATACTACTAATATTTCCAGGGAAGGTGACTGTGAGCTTTGCGGCCAGTGCATAGAAGCGTGTCCGGTTGGGTCGTTACAGGAGCTATCCACCAAAGGTAAGGGACGGTCCTGGCAGTTTGAGAAGGTCAGAACCACCTGTACCTACTGCGGAACAGGCTGCAATTACTACTTAAATATCAGAGACCAAAAGGTTGTCTCCATTTCTCAGTGCTTTGATGCACCGGTTAATGATAAGGGAAGTCTCTGTGTAAAGGGCCGGTTTGGCTATGAGCACATACATCATAAGGACAGGATAACTACACCCCTGATACGAAAAAACGGAAAGCTGGAAGAGGCGAGCTGGGATGAGGCGATTACGCTCATTGCCGATAAGTTTACGGAGATTAAGAAGAAGCATGGTCCGAACAGCCTGGGATTCTTATCTTCATCAAGATGTACAAATGAAGAAAACTATATATTCCAGAAACTGGGTCGAATGATGGGTACCAATAACATTGATAACTGCGCAAGAGTATGCCACAGCGCGAGCGTTTCGGGGCTGGCGGCATGCTACGGCAGCGGTGCGGCGACAAATTCATTTGAACATATCCGTGACGCGGAACTTCTGTTCGTAATAGGAGCTAACCCCTATGAGGCTCACCCTATTATCGGACTGAAGATAAAAGACGCGCTCGATAACGGGACGAAACTGATTGTAGGTGATCCGAGAAAGACCCAGCTTGCGGAGAGGGCTGACATCTGGCTGAACCTGATACCAGGCACGAATATAGCGCTGTTAAACGGGCTGGTCCATGTCATCGTAAATGAAGGGCTTGAGGACAGGGAGTTTATCAGGAAACGTACCGAAGGATTCGAAGAGCTTGAGAAAGGTGTGATGAAATACACTCCCGAATACGTTTCAGGCATCACGGGTGTTCCAAAAGACAGGATTATTGACGCTGCCAGGATGTATGCAAAGACTGACAAGGCAATGATTATTTACAGTCTTGGTATGACAGAACATTCAACCGGAACGGCCACCGTCATGTCTCTGGCTAATCTTGCTACCGTTACCGGTCATCTTGGAAGACCGAACGTGGGAATAAATCCTACCCGGGGCCAGAACAACGTCCAGGGGTCGTGTGATATGGGAGCTTTGCCTAATGTACACGTTGGTTATCAGAAGCTTGATGACAAGAAGGTAAAGGCTAAATTAGAAAAGGCCTGGGGTGTCGAGCTTGATGAGAAGACGGGTTTAACCTGTACGGAGATGGACATTGCAATGAATAAGGGAACGTTAAAGGCATACTATATCTTCGGAGAAGATCCTGCCATGACAAATGCCAATGTCAACTTCGTAAAAAGCGGGCTGAAGAAATTAGACTTCCTCGTGGTGCAGGATATCGTGCCGACAGAGACCACTGAGTTTGCCGATGTAATCCTTCCCGGCTCAAGTCACGTGGAGAAGGACGGCACCTTCACCAATGGTGAAAGAAGGATACAGCTCATTCGGAAAGCAATCGAACCATTGGGAGGCAAGGCGGACTGGGAAATCATATGCATGGTGGCAAATGCGCTTGGAATAAAAAATATGAACTATTCTTCGCCTTCTGAGATATGGGACGAGCTTGCGGAACTTGCTCCCATGTTTGCGGGGGTTAATCATGAAAAACTTGATCCTGACGGAATCCAGTGGCCATGTCCTGATATAGATCATCCGGGTACGACTATAATGTACGAGGAGAAATTCAACAGGCCGAGTGGGAAAGCCATGTTCAATTTCAGGGAACACATGCCATCGGCTGAAGTGCCCGATGATCAGTATCCGCTTATCCTTACGACCGGCCGTCGCAGACAGCATTATAACAACGGTTCCATGACGAGAAGGTCAAGTAAAATATATGACAAGTGGCCTGATGAGACATTAGAACTGAATCCGTATGATGCAAGGAGATTTGATATAAAGGATAACGAAAAGGTTCTCGTCAGCTCAAGGAGAGGAAAAATGGAGATAAAGGTACACATAACCGACAGAGCCCAGCCGGGCGTTACGTTCCTCGCATTCCATCACAGAGATGCATTGACAAACTTACTTACTAATGATGCATTTGACCCGATATGTAAGATCCCTGAGCTTAAGTCATGTGCAATCAAAGTTGAGAAATTAAACGGCCAGTAG
- a CDS encoding phosphoribosylaminoimidazolesuccinocarboxamide synthase — protein sequence MLQRNNPMLLKTNIPYLKLYSSGKVRDIYELDDSLLIIATDRISAFDYVLPDGIPYKGKVLTHLSEFWFKSTEDITENHLITTEVKGIKGIKKGDDDALSGRTMLVKKVDVIPVECIIRGYLAGSGWKEYKGSGTVCGIKLPAGLKECDKLPEPIFTPSTKATSGHDENISFDELVQIAGKKLAEELREKSIEIYEKASEYALTKGIIICDTKFEWGKHGDKLLLIDEILTPDSSRFWPMENYSPGKPQPSFDKQFVRDYLESTGWDKNSSPPSLPEDIIRITSEKYLEAYSKLTGKELLI from the coding sequence ATGTTACAGAGAAACAATCCTATGCTCTTAAAAACAAATATTCCTTATCTGAAACTTTACAGCAGCGGAAAAGTTAGAGACATTTATGAGTTGGATGACAGCTTGTTAATTATCGCAACAGATAGGATTTCCGCTTTTGATTATGTGCTGCCTGATGGGATTCCATATAAAGGTAAAGTGCTTACCCATTTATCGGAATTCTGGTTCAAGAGCACTGAAGATATAACAGAAAACCACTTAATCACAACAGAAGTCAAAGGAATAAAAGGAATAAAAAAAGGTGACGATGATGCCTTAAGTGGCCGGACGATGCTGGTAAAAAAAGTTGACGTTATTCCTGTTGAATGCATAATACGAGGCTATTTGGCTGGTTCAGGCTGGAAAGAGTATAAAGGAAGCGGAACAGTATGCGGAATTAAGTTGCCGGCAGGCCTGAAAGAGTGCGATAAACTTCCAGAACCTATTTTCACCCCGTCAACAAAGGCAACCTCCGGACACGACGAGAACATTTCTTTCGACGAACTGGTACAGATTGCGGGCAAGAAACTCGCTGAAGAGTTAAGAGAAAAAAGCATAGAGATTTATGAAAAAGCAAGTGAATATGCCTTGACGAAAGGAATCATAATATGTGATACCAAATTTGAATGGGGTAAACATGGAGACAAACTGCTCTTAATCGATGAAATACTGACTCCAGACTCATCGCGTTTCTGGCCAATGGAAAATTACTCACCCGGAAAACCTCAACCATCATTCGACAAGCAATTCGTGAGAGATTATTTGGAGAGCACCGGATGGGATAAAAATTCATCTCCGCCTTCGCTCCCCGAAGACATAATCCGGATTACGTCTGAAAAATATCTTGAGGCGTATAGTAAGCTTACGGGGAAAGAGCTGTTAATATAA
- a CDS encoding ATP-binding cassette domain-containing protein, translating into MTDKKNSATFPLQTHSVWILFDHILSEMGSSAHENLHHDQKLAADIVTENLTETAAKLGLKISELVVNVEQAADASSNLTPLIKPLGNDDWLVLSGFSRGRIKATLINHTGIDIRLLRISELIALLQAEPDRLVEWYAVELKAPMDASEHHDDGHMPPFRRLVSMMKIERKDLWRIIILALASGLLSLATPIAVQSLVNTVALGGMRQPLVVLSVILFIFLTFFGAVSVLQSYIVELIQRRVFVRMAADMAYRLPKVKWEVYEDKNGAELVNRFFDVLTVQKIGAFLLLKGSSMVLQSGIGLLVLAAYHPILLLFDLIVIAWLCAVIFIHGRKGVETSIKESVAKYSVVAWLETLARNDMTFKFSGGPELARERADKLAYHYLNARKQHYRILLGQNISLYALYAVAGTALLAVGGFLVMEGKLTLGQLVASELIVFGVLVMFSKFDEQLEYYYDLMAAVDKLGHLLDLPVEREAGEPIVLNEPVSLVVYDLEFNYPDYNPLFQSLSFEIKPGEKVALFGEPGSGKSTLADLLTGLRLPSKGRIEINQLNIQELQLESLRKYIAVVGCTDIIEDTLFENIRLGRPEISVAEVRDVLKRLNLMHEPALTPEGMHTKLSLTGSPLSSTQIRKLLLARAIVSHPRLLILDGLLDEWQHLSNSSVRDILFCPEAPWTLLVLTRSMTIAQFCQRTIELPSRSQ; encoded by the coding sequence ATGACTGATAAAAAAAATTCTGCAACTTTTCCACTGCAAACGCATAGCGTCTGGATTCTCTTTGATCATATTCTGTCTGAAATGGGTAGTTCGGCACATGAAAACTTGCACCATGATCAAAAGCTCGCTGCAGACATTGTGACCGAAAACTTAACCGAAACAGCAGCAAAATTAGGTCTTAAAATCAGTGAACTGGTAGTAAACGTAGAACAAGCCGCTGATGCATCGAGCAATCTGACTCCGCTGATTAAGCCTCTCGGTAATGATGACTGGCTGGTGTTATCCGGATTCAGCCGGGGACGAATTAAAGCCACCCTGATCAACCATACCGGGATTGATATTCGTTTGCTGAGAATCAGCGAACTGATCGCTCTGTTACAGGCAGAGCCTGACCGGTTGGTTGAATGGTATGCAGTTGAACTCAAGGCACCTATGGATGCTTCGGAGCATCATGATGACGGGCATATGCCTCCATTTCGACGTCTTGTTTCGATGATGAAAATCGAAAGAAAAGATTTGTGGCGGATTATTATCCTTGCGTTAGCTTCCGGGTTGCTGAGTCTTGCAACGCCGATCGCTGTCCAATCGCTGGTCAACACCGTTGCGTTAGGCGGCATGAGACAACCTTTGGTTGTGTTATCGGTCATATTGTTTATATTTCTCACCTTTTTCGGGGCTGTTTCGGTTTTGCAGTCCTATATTGTCGAGCTGATTCAACGTCGCGTGTTTGTCAGAATGGCGGCGGATATGGCTTATCGTTTACCCAAGGTCAAATGGGAGGTCTACGAGGATAAAAATGGTGCGGAACTGGTGAACCGGTTTTTTGATGTGTTAACGGTACAAAAAATTGGTGCTTTTTTATTGCTGAAAGGTTCTTCGATGGTGTTGCAAAGCGGTATCGGTTTACTGGTTTTAGCCGCTTATCACCCCATTTTGCTGTTATTCGACCTCATTGTAATAGCCTGGCTCTGTGCGGTTATTTTTATCCATGGTCGAAAAGGTGTGGAAACCTCCATTAAGGAATCAGTGGCTAAATACTCGGTGGTAGCCTGGCTTGAAACCTTGGCAAGAAATGATATGACATTCAAATTTTCAGGAGGGCCGGAACTTGCCAGAGAACGTGCTGACAAACTGGCTTATCACTATCTCAATGCACGCAAACAGCATTACCGGATTCTGCTGGGTCAAAATATCAGTCTGTACGCCCTTTACGCAGTGGCCGGCACCGCCTTACTGGCAGTCGGCGGGTTTTTGGTTATGGAAGGAAAGCTCACCCTGGGGCAATTAGTCGCCTCGGAGCTGATCGTTTTCGGTGTATTAGTGATGTTCTCCAAATTCGATGAACAACTGGAGTACTATTATGATCTGATGGCAGCTGTTGATAAACTGGGCCATCTACTGGACCTGCCGGTTGAGCGTGAGGCCGGTGAACCCATTGTCCTGAATGAACCGGTTTCACTGGTCGTTTATGATTTGGAATTCAACTACCCGGACTATAACCCGCTGTTTCAGTCGCTCAGCTTCGAAATTAAACCCGGAGAAAAAGTCGCCTTATTCGGGGAACCCGGCAGCGGCAAATCAACCCTCGCCGATTTGCTGACAGGTCTGCGCCTTCCGAGCAAGGGACGAATTGAAATCAATCAACTGAATATTCAGGAACTACAGCTTGAAAGTTTGCGCAAATACATTGCCGTGGTCGGCTGCACCGATATAATTGAGGATACTCTGTTCGAAAATATACGCCTGGGTCGTCCTGAAATCAGCGTTGCTGAGGTTCGAGACGTATTAAAACGTTTGAATTTGATGCACGAACCGGCCCTGACTCCGGAAGGCATGCACACAAAGCTCAGCCTGACCGGCTCGCCGTTATCCTCAACACAGATTCGTAAATTACTGCTTGCCCGGGCTATTGTCAGCCATCCAAGGCTGTTGATCCTCGATGGCCTTCTGGATGAATGGCAGCACTTGAGTAACAGCTCGGTAAGAGATATTCTTTTCTGCCCCGAGGCGCCCTGGACATTGTTGGTGCTGACCCGTTCGATGACCATTGCGCAATTTTGTCAACGTACTATTGAATTACCGTCTCGCAGCCAATAA
- a CDS encoding HlyD family efflux transporter periplasmic adaptor subunit has protein sequence MPIQNNHSQLSVINACQTPRLVGKIVNIFACLFILVPVFVQFLPWQQNINGTGYVSAFTPVERQQTIDSPVSGRILSWHVKENAKVKQGDLLVEVSDIDPQFPDRLKWQQEANQAKLAAKQQEYDAYQLQIEHLETVRDMKVATAQFKQDMTMQKVLSANETLSSAQATHDTALQQKKRLQRLLNGGLVSQRDFEVAERDAIIARRTLNSARAALQSAQAEQSAAQTDINQIRAATQAKINSATAAMNKVRGEIQDIRNSLINIDVNIARQGAQQVNAPQDGFVLRLLMNPQGHIVKQGDPLMILVPDTDARAAEVWVSGNDAPLIQPGHHARLMFEGWPAVQFVGWSKVAVGTFGGTVVFVDSSDNGQGKFRVLIVPDESDHLWPSNRFLRQGGSVKAWILLGKVSIGYEIWRQLNGFPPKLTSEHPYKDLKREISHEKSMKR, from the coding sequence ATGCCTATACAAAATAATCACTCGCAACTGTCGGTTATCAATGCCTGTCAAACACCGCGCCTGGTTGGCAAGATAGTCAATATATTTGCCTGTCTTTTTATTCTGGTTCCCGTTTTTGTGCAGTTTCTGCCATGGCAGCAAAACATCAACGGCACGGGTTATGTTTCTGCCTTTACGCCCGTCGAACGGCAGCAAACAATCGATTCTCCGGTATCGGGGCGTATTCTGAGCTGGCATGTTAAAGAGAACGCTAAGGTAAAACAAGGTGATTTACTGGTCGAAGTGAGTGATATAGACCCGCAATTCCCGGATCGGCTTAAATGGCAACAGGAAGCCAACCAGGCAAAACTTGCAGCCAAACAGCAGGAATACGACGCTTATCAATTGCAGATTGAACATTTAGAAACCGTACGTGATATGAAAGTAGCTACAGCACAATTCAAGCAGGATATGACCATGCAAAAAGTGCTGTCCGCAAACGAAACGTTGTCTTCCGCACAAGCTACCCATGACACTGCACTGCAGCAAAAAAAAAGGCTGCAACGCCTGCTCAACGGAGGCTTAGTCTCACAGCGGGATTTTGAAGTCGCAGAGCGGGACGCGATTATCGCCAGGCGTACCCTGAACAGCGCCCGGGCAGCGCTACAGTCCGCTCAGGCTGAACAGAGCGCCGCGCAAACGGATATCAATCAGATCCGAGCCGCTACGCAGGCCAAAATCAATTCAGCTACCGCAGCAATGAACAAGGTCCGTGGCGAAATTCAGGATATCCGTAACAGTCTGATCAACATCGATGTCAATATTGCCCGGCAGGGCGCCCAGCAAGTTAACGCTCCACAGGACGGTTTTGTCTTGCGGCTGTTGATGAATCCTCAGGGACACATCGTTAAACAGGGCGATCCACTGATGATCCTGGTGCCTGACACTGATGCCAGAGCCGCTGAAGTGTGGGTATCTGGAAACGATGCACCGCTGATTCAGCCAGGCCATCATGCCCGGCTCATGTTTGAAGGCTGGCCTGCAGTTCAGTTTGTTGGCTGGTCGAAAGTTGCTGTGGGTACCTTTGGCGGAACCGTAGTCTTTGTGGATTCCAGTGACAATGGTCAGGGTAAGTTCAGGGTATTGATTGTGCCTGATGAAAGCGATCATCTGTGGCCTTCTAACCGTTTTCTGCGTCAGGGAGGTTCGGTAAAGGCCTGGATTTTGTTGGGGAAAGTCAGCATTGGTTATGAAATTTGGCGCCAGTTGAACGGTTTTCCGCCAAAATTGACGTCCGAACATCCTTATAAAGACCTGAAACGTGAAATTTCGCATGAAAAGTCAATGAAGCGCTGA
- a CDS encoding TolC family protein, which produces MIKTGHRYLMIIFDACFLHSRNISVAACALVLLSGCAAYFDTSLQPDLMQRLEERMERDEALPMPSLSKSAPKTLDSALAEAKAKRSELKREASSVIIEQTKSKSREESRQLSITDVRAMALENNLDLKIALIEPSIAATYVSEEQAKFDDLIFANAKYSDKNTPLLNSDVVSFKSVDKNSPLNNEITKLSLQPQDTEQIDLEAGIIIPLRTGGKITIGSPLNYKQTDRFVPSDQYLGALRFSISHSLLRDAGIDTNVAGIRIARYEQKMVDLGIRLQTIRVLAMVDKAYWALYAAWGELDIRRQQYEIATQNLAMVRRRVKEGLIAAIETNRAEIGVAERMEALIVAKTRLKLSQRQLTLLLNDPRYDLDTSTVMIPATQPTLMSFDFERNTLVRKALVGRLELLELELKLAADATKIDYLKNQTLPLFMLDFSYGTQGRSDNFDSAYSDALTSQNNDWSAGLKLEIPLTNALRKSRLSRAVQQRLQRLATRDLKELSVRREIYDALDQVEQNWQRIIANRQNVVLAGANYDAELKQFNEGLRTMTEVLEILTKLGDTQIKEVKAIADYQVAMIDLAYATGTLLGYSRTDMTEDFSNINPNQ; this is translated from the coding sequence ATGATTAAAACCGGACATCGTTACCTTATGATCATTTTTGATGCTTGTTTCTTGCATAGCCGCAACATTTCAGTTGCGGCATGCGCACTGGTTTTATTGTCGGGCTGTGCCGCCTATTTCGACACATCTCTCCAACCAGACTTAATGCAAAGATTAGAAGAGCGCATGGAACGTGACGAAGCTTTGCCGATGCCGTCATTGTCTAAATCAGCTCCTAAAACGCTGGATTCCGCGCTTGCTGAAGCCAAAGCAAAGCGATCGGAATTAAAACGGGAAGCGTCGTCTGTCATAATTGAACAGACTAAGTCAAAAAGCAGGGAAGAGAGCAGGCAACTGTCAATCACCGATGTAAGGGCCATGGCACTGGAAAACAACCTGGACTTGAAAATTGCGCTTATAGAGCCTTCTATCGCTGCTACTTATGTGAGCGAGGAACAGGCAAAATTCGATGATTTAATCTTTGCCAACGCCAAATATTCAGACAAAAACACGCCGTTACTGAACAGCGATGTCGTCAGTTTCAAATCGGTAGACAAAAATTCTCCATTGAATAATGAAATTACCAAGCTCAGTTTACAACCACAAGACACCGAACAAATTGATCTCGAAGCTGGCATTATTATTCCACTTCGGACCGGTGGCAAAATCACAATCGGCAGCCCGCTTAATTATAAACAAACAGATCGTTTTGTTCCTTCGGACCAATACCTTGGCGCCTTGCGTTTTTCCATAAGCCACTCACTGTTGCGCGATGCCGGAATCGACACCAACGTAGCAGGCATCCGCATTGCCCGGTACGAGCAGAAGATGGTAGATCTGGGAATCCGTTTACAAACCATTCGCGTCCTTGCTATGGTTGACAAAGCGTACTGGGCGCTCTATGCTGCCTGGGGTGAATTGGATATCCGTCGTCAACAATACGAAATAGCCACTCAGAACCTGGCTATGGTCAGACGCAGGGTAAAGGAAGGCCTCATTGCTGCAATAGAAACTAACCGCGCGGAAATCGGTGTCGCCGAACGTATGGAAGCCCTGATTGTCGCAAAAACCAGGCTTAAACTGAGCCAGAGGCAATTAACGCTGCTTTTGAATGACCCTCGCTACGATCTCGATACGTCAACCGTGATGATTCCGGCTACCCAGCCGACATTGATGAGCTTTGATTTTGAACGCAACACGCTGGTTCGAAAAGCCCTGGTGGGCCGCCTGGAACTTCTGGAACTGGAATTAAAACTGGCCGCCGATGCAACGAAAATCGATTACCTGAAAAACCAGACATTACCACTTTTCATGCTGGATTTCAGCTATGGAACACAAGGCCGCAGTGATAACTTTGACTCTGCTTATTCCGATGCATTGACAAGTCAAAACAATGATTGGTCAGCTGGCCTGAAACTGGAAATTCCATTAACCAACGCACTGCGTAAATCCCGTTTGTCTCGGGCTGTGCAGCAAAGACTGCAGCGCCTGGCTACGCGTGATCTTAAAGAATTATCGGTACGCAGAGAAATTTACGACGCCTTGGATCAGGTTGAACAGAACTGGCAACGAATTATCGCCAATCGGCAAAATGTGGTGTTAGCCGGGGCTAATTATGATGCTGAACTGAAACAGTTCAACGAAGGATTAAGGACCATGACCGAAGTGCTGGAGATATTAACCAAACTGGGTGATACCCAAATCAAGGAAGTCAAAGCGATAGCAGATTATCAAGTGGCTATGATTGATCTGGCATATGCAACTGGCACGCTGCTAGGATATAGTCGGACCGACATGACGGAGGATTTTTCCAATATCAATCCGAACCAATGA
- a CDS encoding SulP family inorganic anion transporter encodes MLKIETGRKKFEILSHFQQDIPAGIVVLFVALPLCLGIALTSGAPLFSGLIAAIIGGMVVGSISDSAHGVSGPAAGLAVIVLDALAKIGSFEIFLLAVVIGGVIQILLGLVRAGIIGYYFPSSAIKGMLAGFGIIIVLKQIPHTLGLDKEWMGSVSSAFKSGDTTFTLLWKLLQHVTPGAVFIAIISTAILLLWELYLKKKHDLFRLMQGPIVVVVAAICCQIITKSYFPLLNLGPEHLVHVPVAGSFTSLFDQFTFPDFSQLGNREVYVLAVTIAIAASLETLLCVEATDKLDTHKRVTSTNRELFAQGTGNIISGMIGGLPITQVIIRSSANIQAGGRTKLSTILHGSFLMICVGLIPGILNMIPLSALACILLMVGFKLSRPSLLAEIYRLGWDQFIPFVATVIGIVFVDLLVGLGLGCCVGIAMILIRNYKNSHFLHLEIYDRKKQLRMTLAEDVTFLHKGAILNEFSKIRSGTILTIDLSKCYSIDYDVREIIEDFIVSADEKDIIVRVKCKSDSVESREEIYSEKLDRWVSALPVGNKVPA; translated from the coding sequence ATGCTTAAGATTGAAACTGGCAGAAAGAAATTTGAAATCTTGTCTCACTTTCAGCAAGACATACCTGCAGGTATTGTGGTGCTATTTGTCGCACTGCCTCTCTGTCTTGGAATTGCCCTGACAAGCGGAGCTCCCTTATTTTCCGGCCTTATCGCAGCCATAATCGGGGGGATGGTTGTAGGGTCTATCAGTGACTCCGCACATGGGGTCAGCGGCCCCGCAGCAGGTCTGGCGGTAATTGTCCTGGATGCACTGGCTAAAATTGGTTCTTTCGAAATATTTTTACTGGCTGTTGTCATTGGGGGAGTGATACAAATACTGCTTGGCCTGGTAAGGGCAGGCATCATCGGGTATTATTTCCCCTCTTCGGCCATAAAGGGGATGCTGGCGGGCTTTGGCATCATCATCGTCCTGAAACAGATACCTCATACGCTTGGATTAGACAAAGAGTGGATGGGCAGTGTTTCTTCAGCATTTAAAAGTGGCGATACCACGTTTACCTTGCTGTGGAAACTTCTTCAACATGTAACACCCGGAGCGGTATTTATTGCTATTATTTCAACGGCAATTTTACTTCTGTGGGAGTTGTATCTGAAAAAAAAACACGATCTATTCAGATTGATGCAGGGGCCAATCGTTGTGGTCGTAGCTGCTATTTGCTGCCAGATAATAACAAAGAGTTATTTTCCTCTCCTTAACTTGGGTCCTGAACACCTGGTGCATGTGCCGGTTGCAGGCAGCTTCACCTCACTCTTTGATCAGTTTACTTTTCCTGATTTCAGCCAGTTAGGAAATAGAGAAGTGTATGTTTTAGCTGTTACCATTGCAATTGCCGCCAGTTTAGAAACGCTCCTGTGCGTGGAAGCCACGGATAAACTGGATACTCACAAGAGAGTCACGTCAACAAACCGGGAGTTATTCGCTCAAGGTACCGGAAATATCATATCCGGAATGATTGGTGGATTGCCGATTACCCAGGTGATCATTCGAAGTTCTGCCAATATTCAGGCCGGTGGAAGAACTAAATTATCCACTATACTTCATGGTTCATTTCTGATGATCTGTGTAGGGCTCATTCCGGGCATTCTCAATATGATACCGTTGTCCGCCCTTGCATGCATTTTATTAATGGTAGGGTTTAAATTGTCCAGGCCTTCACTGCTTGCAGAAATATACCGTCTGGGATGGGACCAGTTCATACCGTTTGTGGCTACGGTCATTGGAATTGTCTTTGTTGATTTACTGGTAGGGCTTGGGCTTGGATGTTGTGTTGGTATTGCCATGATATTAATCCGTAACTACAAAAACTCTCACTTTTTACATCTTGAGATATATGACAGGAAGAAACAATTGAGAATGACCCTGGCAGAAGATGTTACTTTTTTACATAAAGGGGCTATCTTGAATGAATTCTCAAAGATACGCAGCGGAACAATCCTGACTATCGATTTGAGTAAATGTTATAGTATTGATTACGATGTGCGGGAGATCATAGAGGATTTTATTGTATCGGCAGACGAAAAAGACATTATTGTCAGGGTGAAGTGTAAATCGGACAGTGTTGAGAGCAGAGAAGAGATATACTCCGAGAAACTTGACAGATGGGTCTCGGCCCTTCCCGTCGGAAATAAAGTGCCGGCTTAA